The genomic DNA CTTCTGCGGCCTTCATTCGGTCGGCTATTACGGCAGAGCCGTTTCGGGCCTTTATGTAAAGTTTAAAGTATCCCTCGGCGATCTCATTCAATGAACAATGTTCGTCGCCGTCAATCATGATTGCCGGCGTGTCGTCATCAAAGTAGTCAGTAACAACTACCTTGTTGCCTTCACGAATAGCATTCTGCAGATTGGCAAGAATGAGATCGCCGTATCGTTTCCATTTTTCGGGATCGCCGTGTTTTGCGAGATCGCCCTTCAGGTTGGTGATCAGCTTCTTCTTCTTTGCAATTATTTGCCTTTCTTTTGATCTCGATCGGCCGGCGAGCTTCTGAATGAGTACGCTGGCGGCTTCGATGGGAGTCTGGTCCGTATGCGGCCGCTTATCATTCATAGACTCAAGTGTAATCCAGACAAGAAAATGCCCAAAACACCTGCATGTCTTGGGCATTCAAATTTCTCTGCGAAAAAGGCTAAAATTCCCGAACTATTATCGTTCCTGAAAGCAGATCATGGATAGCACGGTTTTCTTCGTTGAAGAAAACTGTGGCGAAACCCAGTCCACCAAATGCCAACGAGATCAAATACACCGCCGAATGCACGGCAGCCTGATGGATCGTCGGATATTCGTTCTCTTCGGCATCCACTATCTCGAGCGAGAAGATCCGCATTCCGAGCGTCTTGCCGTAAAATCCGACACAAGCCGTGAGGTAAACGAAAATCACGATCGAAAGGCCGGCGATGAATGTCAATAAGCCTGAGATCGAAACCCAATCACCGCCGGAAAGTGCAAGCGGCGACAACA from Acidobacteriota bacterium includes the following:
- a CDS encoding RDD family protein, whose protein sequence is MRFNAGLFDLIIGSVVTMALLSPLALSGGDWVSISGLLTFIAGLSIVIFVYLTACVGFYGKTLGMRIFSLEIVDAEENEYPTIHQAAVHSAVYLISLAFGGLGFATVFFNEENRAIHDLLSGTIIVREF